The following proteins are co-located in the Trichormus variabilis 0441 genome:
- the ycaC gene encoding isochorismate family cysteine hydrolase YcaC encodes MSTFKYNRLDKNNAAVLLVDHQTGLFSLVRDIGAADFKNNVLALASAAKFFNLPTVLTTSFEQGPNGVIIPELKEKFPDAPFIPRPGQINAWDNEDFVKAVEATGKKQLIIAGIVTDVCVTFCALSALEAGYEVFVVTDASGTFDEACRYAAWDRMSRAGVQLVNWFSVVCELHRDWRNDIEGLGSLLAGFIPDYKNLMTSYAANSSAGSP; translated from the coding sequence ATGTCTACATTCAAGTACAACCGTCTAGACAAAAATAATGCTGCGGTTTTGCTAGTCGATCACCAAACTGGACTGTTCTCACTTGTGCGTGATATTGGTGCAGCCGACTTCAAAAATAATGTGCTAGCCCTAGCAAGTGCAGCCAAGTTTTTTAACCTACCTACAGTTTTGACAACTAGCTTTGAGCAAGGCCCCAATGGAGTCATCATACCTGAACTGAAGGAAAAGTTTCCAGATGCTCCCTTTATTCCGCGCCCTGGACAGATCAATGCTTGGGACAACGAGGACTTTGTTAAAGCCGTAGAAGCAACAGGTAAGAAGCAATTGATCATTGCCGGAATTGTCACCGATGTGTGTGTTACTTTTTGTGCGCTTTCGGCATTAGAGGCAGGTTATGAGGTGTTTGTTGTCACCGATGCCTCTGGAACCTTTGATGAAGCCTGTCGCTATGCAGCATGGGATCGAATGTCTCGTGCTGGAGTTCAGTTGGTCAATTGGTTTAGCGTTGTGTGTGAATTGCACCGTGACTGGCGTAACGATATTGAAGGACTAGGTAGTCTCTTAGCTGGGTTTATTCCTGAC